In Acipenser ruthenus chromosome 15, fAciRut3.2 maternal haplotype, whole genome shotgun sequence, a genomic segment contains:
- the LOC117968281 gene encoding uncharacterized protein LOC117968281 isoform X2 — MTTWKEALAICRSYWMTDLLYLESKYEMDLMPVIAGFGAFWTGLNDRSQESLFQWTAGSTLDPSLKTYFLDDKVKGGLKDCVSFNTRTGFLTDNDCAMKNFFICKRNRTADFFEEKPGYGLEQSPPYSYEQRSDLTSAKDACQSTKSQCAAVVPSEGLFYLVPASAKIVPKASSMVYSRTECSPGYSGSKCEIWTKPVKCDCNSGIKTSAQQVCGAQASACDAAAGCLPSCSDAKESEFDAADLTIIKLLENRLFNNEDLASWDHPDNSQGEFIKYKQP, encoded by the exons ATGACAACCTGGAAGGAGGCCCTAGCGATCTGTAGATCGTATTGGATGACAGACCTGCTGTACTTGGAGAGCAAATATGAAATG GACTTGATGCCAGTTATTGCTGGCTTCGGAGCATTTTGGACAGGACTGAACGACCGGTCTCAGGAGTCGCTATTCCAGTGGACCGCAGGATCCACACTCGACCCCTCTCTCAAAAC GTATTTTCTTGATGACAAGGTAAAGGGAGGGCTGAAGGACTGTGTCTCGTTCAACACAAGGACCGGATTTCTTACTGACAATGACTGTGCGATGAAGAACTTCTTCATCTGCAAACGCAATAGGA CTGCAGACTTTTTTGAAGAGAAGCCAGGATATGGCCTGGAACAGAGCCCTCCATACAGCTATGAACAGAGGTCAGACCTAACCAGTGCTAAGGATGCCTGTCAGAGTACCAAGTCTCAATGTGCCGCTGTCGTGCCATCAGAAGGCTTATTTTATCTAGTCCCAGCCAGCGCCAAGATAGTCCCAAAAGCCAGTTCCATGGTGTATTCCAGAACAG AATGCTCTCCAGGTTACAGCGGCAGCAAGTGTGAGATTTGGACCAAACCTGTGAAGTGCGACTGTAATTCAGGAATCAAAACGAGCGCTCAGCAAG TGTGTGGTGCTCAGGCATCGGCTTGTGATGCTGCAGCTGGCTGTTTGCCATCCTGCTCAG ACGCAAAGGAAAGTGAGTTTGATGCAGCTGATCTGACTATAATCAAGCTGCTGGAGAATCGTTTATTCAACAACGAGGATCTAGCAAGTTGGGACCACCCTGACAACTCGCAAGGGGAATTTATCAAATACAAGCAGCCCTGA
- the LOC117968281 gene encoding uncharacterized protein LOC117968281 isoform X1, with protein MSICCSFFLVRVLLVMLPFNFTQTYTNPCLPGWQYTNEGCYYIEVNTMTTWKEALAICRSYWMTDLLYLESKYEMDLMPVIAGFGAFWTGLNDRSQESLFQWTAGSTLDPSLKTYFLDDKVKGGLKDCVSFNTRTGFLTDNDCAMKNFFICKRNRTADFFEEKPGYGLEQSPPYSYEQRSDLTSAKDACQSTKSQCAAVVPSEGLFYLVPASAKIVPKASSMVYSRTECSPGYSGSKCEIWTKPVKCDCNSGIKTSAQQVCGAQASACDAAAGCLPSCSDAKESEFDAADLTIIKLLENRLFNNEDLASWDHPDNSQGEFIKYKQP; from the exons ATGAGcatttgttgtagtttttttttagtaaggGTACTGTTAGTCATGTTACCGTTCAACTTCACGCAGACTTACACAA ATCCCTGCCTTCCTGGCTGGCAATACACGAACGAGGGCTGCTATTATATTGAGGTCAACACCATGACAACCTGGAAGGAGGCCCTAGCGATCTGTAGATCGTATTGGATGACAGACCTGCTGTACTTGGAGAGCAAATATGAAATG GACTTGATGCCAGTTATTGCTGGCTTCGGAGCATTTTGGACAGGACTGAACGACCGGTCTCAGGAGTCGCTATTCCAGTGGACCGCAGGATCCACACTCGACCCCTCTCTCAAAAC GTATTTTCTTGATGACAAGGTAAAGGGAGGGCTGAAGGACTGTGTCTCGTTCAACACAAGGACCGGATTTCTTACTGACAATGACTGTGCGATGAAGAACTTCTTCATCTGCAAACGCAATAGGA CTGCAGACTTTTTTGAAGAGAAGCCAGGATATGGCCTGGAACAGAGCCCTCCATACAGCTATGAACAGAGGTCAGACCTAACCAGTGCTAAGGATGCCTGTCAGAGTACCAAGTCTCAATGTGCCGCTGTCGTGCCATCAGAAGGCTTATTTTATCTAGTCCCAGCCAGCGCCAAGATAGTCCCAAAAGCCAGTTCCATGGTGTATTCCAGAACAG AATGCTCTCCAGGTTACAGCGGCAGCAAGTGTGAGATTTGGACCAAACCTGTGAAGTGCGACTGTAATTCAGGAATCAAAACGAGCGCTCAGCAAG TGTGTGGTGCTCAGGCATCGGCTTGTGATGCTGCAGCTGGCTGTTTGCCATCCTGCTCAG ACGCAAAGGAAAGTGAGTTTGATGCAGCTGATCTGACTATAATCAAGCTGCTGGAGAATCGTTTATTCAACAACGAGGATCTAGCAAGTTGGGACCACCCTGACAACTCGCAAGGGGAATTTATCAAATACAAGCAGCCCTGA